One window from the genome of Nocardioides panaciterrulae encodes:
- a CDS encoding LuxR family transcriptional regulator: protein MSSLETAQEALAAGSWSRADSAFRAAIEEDADPRAYEGLAQAGWWLDDAPTCLGARESAYRRYRELGDPVGAGRVATALAWDCLLFGLGESVALGWLGRARDLLEGVEERPEHGWCWVREAELALSVRKDPARALECAVRATGVGRHTGDDDLTVVGLALQGLALTRRGEVEAGMSRLDSAAAAVTAGDVADLMWMGKVLCWLIAACHEAQDVTRAGEWCRRVEAICRDRDLVPLLHVCRITYASVQVAGGTWVEAERELTRTVSSLGASSRASRVEAVVQLGELRRRQGRLAEAEALFAQAEFHPVAVVGRALVKFATGDAAGAWSSLQRLLRALPPENRLARADVLLPAVRVAHALGEGEAARVAADELRQTAAAVRTDALVAMSATADAVLAGPEEAPVLLHEAVRRYHRAGLRHDEAAARLALAASLHATGDEAGAQEQLDTATACLAELADEVGLAEARRIAGSLHPRSAHPLTPREVEVLGLVARGLSNDEIATALTLSSHTVHRHVANILTKLDQPTRTGAVSHALGAGLL, encoded by the coding sequence ATGTCATCGCTGGAGACCGCTCAGGAGGCGCTGGCCGCCGGCTCGTGGAGCCGCGCGGACAGCGCCTTCCGGGCGGCCATCGAGGAGGACGCCGACCCCCGGGCCTACGAGGGCCTCGCCCAGGCCGGCTGGTGGCTCGACGACGCCCCGACATGCCTGGGGGCACGGGAGAGCGCCTATCGCCGGTATCGCGAGCTCGGGGACCCGGTCGGCGCGGGCCGGGTGGCCACCGCGCTGGCCTGGGACTGCCTGCTGTTCGGCCTCGGGGAGTCGGTGGCGCTGGGCTGGCTCGGCCGCGCCCGGGACCTGCTCGAGGGGGTCGAGGAGCGGCCCGAGCACGGCTGGTGCTGGGTCCGCGAGGCCGAGCTCGCGCTCTCGGTGCGCAAGGACCCCGCTCGCGCCCTGGAGTGCGCGGTCCGGGCGACCGGGGTGGGCCGGCACACCGGCGACGACGACCTCACGGTCGTGGGGCTCGCGCTGCAGGGACTGGCGCTTACGCGCCGGGGTGAGGTCGAGGCGGGGATGTCCCGTCTCGACTCCGCCGCGGCGGCGGTCACCGCCGGCGACGTCGCCGACCTGATGTGGATGGGCAAGGTGCTGTGCTGGCTGATCGCCGCCTGCCACGAGGCCCAGGACGTCACGCGGGCGGGGGAGTGGTGCCGCCGGGTCGAGGCCATCTGCCGGGACCGCGACCTGGTCCCCCTGCTGCACGTGTGCCGGATCACCTACGCCTCGGTGCAGGTGGCCGGCGGGACCTGGGTCGAGGCCGAGAGGGAGCTCACCCGGACGGTGAGCAGTCTCGGCGCCTCGTCCCGGGCGTCCCGCGTGGAGGCCGTCGTCCAGCTCGGTGAGCTGCGCCGACGCCAGGGCCGCCTCGCGGAGGCCGAGGCCTTGTTCGCGCAGGCGGAGTTCCACCCGGTGGCGGTGGTCGGCCGGGCCCTGGTCAAGTTCGCGACCGGGGACGCCGCCGGGGCCTGGTCGAGTCTGCAGCGGCTGCTCCGGGCCCTGCCGCCCGAGAACCGCCTCGCCCGGGCCGACGTCCTGCTCCCCGCGGTCCGGGTCGCCCACGCGCTCGGCGAGGGGGAGGCGGCGCGCGTCGCGGCCGACGAGCTCCGGCAGACGGCCGCGGCGGTGCGGACCGACGCCCTGGTGGCGATGTCCGCGACCGCGGACGCGGTGCTGGCCGGCCCCGAGGAGGCGCCGGTGCTGCTCCACGAGGCGGTGCGCCGCTATCACCGGGCCGGACTGCGGCACGACGAGGCCGCGGCCCGGCTGGCGCTCGCCGCGTCGCTCCACGCGACCGGGGACGAGGCCGGCGCTCAGGAGCAGCTCGACACGGCCACCGCCTGTCTGGCCGAGCTCGCGGACGAGGTCGGACTGGCCGAGGCCCGACGGATCGCGGGCTCACTGCACCCACGCTCGGCCCACCCGCTCACCCCGCGCGAGGTGGAGGTGCTCGGGCTGGTCGCCCGCGGCCTGAGCAACGACGAGATCG
- a CDS encoding tautomerase family protein, producing MPLIQVKVIENVFTGEQKQEIVRRLTDAMVGIEGESMRPVTWCVVEEVHSGDWGIAGNPLTTADVKALAAGVSA from the coding sequence ATGCCGCTCATCCAGGTCAAGGTCATCGAGAACGTCTTCACCGGCGAGCAGAAGCAGGAGATCGTGCGCCGGCTAACCGACGCCATGGTCGGGATCGAGGGCGAGAGCATGCGCCCGGTGACGTGGTGCGTGGTCGAGGAGGTGCACAGCGGCGACTGGGGCATCGCCGGGAACCCGCTGACGACCGCGGACGTCAAGGCGCTGGCGGCGGGCGTCAGCGCCTGA
- a CDS encoding SNF2-related protein translates to MRSLDLPRSALSQVFGLPTLRRAVPIAASGAVLASKVQSRAGDTWVTGTVAGTAPTPYSVDVAVHSTGRGWLIDSECSCPVGFDCKHAAALLLSLAEPSGPARPAWEDHLDQVLTGLEELRAPGADHVPLGLLVEHAQVTTGWADATTRTLALRPVRGGTREKWIKNGVSWYDVQHHLHYRHDHDHDPAQVAVLVEMAQAFSQLYTNQNPNLLALGPLLWPLLREAEEAGIPLVAGNGLTSIEVIDPVTVEVDLAAEAADGVRLRAGVRHDGAWWPSADHALALMGRPAHGAALLRAVPPPGKRRSPHFSVRLAPLDRPVAATTHRLLDSPVVVPASQRQRFEEAYLPRLRRQLVVGSRDGSVTVPEVEPPRLELLITWGETHRVETGWSWRYGAEQFGLGSTDGLARVREPASEQAVLAGLALTEPGLRDEAGTLHPHRTWTGIDLVSFVEDVLPGLRAAAQAGDLTLRETGRQRDYRPATTAPEISFELADAASTDWLDLTVSLTVEDEAVPLSEALAALTRGDDLIFTASGRHVPTSHEAFTQLAQLVAAAAELTDQPDQGVRVGRTDLALWADLEALGIVDAQAEEWLRAARALADFEELPDVHPGGLVPTLRPYQQSGLNWLAFLWEAGLGGVLADDMGLGKTLQALALITHAREKGAAPFLVVAPTSVVTAWVGQAATHTSGLVVRAVGASAARREATLEELHDGADIVVTTYTLYRLEAEQYAGLAWGGLVLDEAQHVKNHQGKTYHAIRRLPVPFRLALTGTPFENRLMELWSLLSIVAPGLYASPTRFRERVAKPVEQQADEEALARFRRRIRPFLLRRTKERVADDLPPKQELVLDVELSARHRRIYDTHLQRERQTVLGLVDDFARNRIAIFRALTKLRQLSLDPALVDPAHDRVGSAKIDLLAEQLAEVVAEGHQALVFSQFTSFLSRVRDRLEHDGLSLAYLDGRTRKRAEAISRFTSGEASVFLISIKAGGVGLTLTEADYVYVLDPWWNPAVEAQAVDRTHRIGQDKHVMVYRMVATDTIEEKVLALQQRKAELFARVLDGDGAMAADLSAEDVRALFD, encoded by the coding sequence GTGCGCTCCCTGGACCTCCCCCGCAGCGCGCTCAGCCAGGTCTTCGGCCTCCCGACCCTGCGCCGGGCGGTGCCCATCGCGGCCTCCGGCGCAGTGCTTGCCAGCAAGGTCCAATCCCGAGCCGGGGACACCTGGGTGACGGGCACGGTCGCCGGGACCGCGCCCACGCCGTACTCCGTCGACGTCGCCGTGCACAGCACGGGACGAGGGTGGCTGATCGACTCCGAGTGCAGCTGTCCCGTGGGCTTCGACTGCAAGCACGCCGCAGCCCTGCTGCTCAGCCTCGCGGAGCCGTCGGGCCCCGCGAGGCCGGCCTGGGAGGACCACCTCGACCAGGTGCTGACGGGTCTGGAGGAGCTGCGCGCCCCCGGCGCGGACCACGTCCCGCTCGGGCTGCTGGTCGAGCACGCCCAGGTCACGACGGGGTGGGCGGACGCGACGACCCGGACCCTCGCGCTGCGGCCGGTGCGCGGCGGCACCCGGGAGAAGTGGATCAAGAACGGCGTGTCCTGGTACGACGTGCAGCACCACCTCCACTACCGCCACGACCACGACCACGACCCGGCCCAGGTCGCCGTGCTGGTCGAGATGGCGCAGGCGTTCTCGCAGCTGTACACGAACCAGAACCCCAACCTGCTCGCACTCGGCCCCCTGCTGTGGCCGCTGCTGCGCGAGGCCGAGGAGGCGGGCATCCCGCTCGTGGCCGGCAACGGACTGACCTCGATCGAGGTGATCGACCCGGTGACCGTCGAGGTCGACCTCGCCGCGGAGGCGGCCGACGGCGTACGCCTGCGGGCGGGCGTGCGCCACGACGGGGCCTGGTGGCCCTCCGCGGACCATGCGCTGGCGCTCATGGGCCGACCCGCGCACGGTGCCGCGCTGCTGCGCGCGGTGCCGCCGCCGGGCAAGCGCCGCTCCCCCCACTTCAGCGTGCGGCTCGCGCCGCTGGACCGTCCGGTGGCGGCGACCACCCACCGGCTGCTCGACTCCCCCGTCGTGGTGCCCGCGAGCCAGCGCCAGCGGTTCGAGGAGGCCTACCTCCCGCGGCTGCGGCGGCAGCTGGTCGTCGGCTCCCGCGACGGCAGCGTGACGGTGCCCGAGGTGGAACCCCCGCGGCTGGAGCTGCTGATCACCTGGGGCGAGACCCACCGGGTGGAGACCGGGTGGTCGTGGCGCTACGGCGCCGAGCAGTTCGGGCTAGGTTCGACCGACGGGCTGGCCCGGGTGCGGGAGCCGGCGAGCGAGCAGGCCGTGCTGGCCGGGCTGGCGCTCACGGAGCCCGGGCTGCGGGACGAGGCCGGGACGCTCCACCCGCACCGGACCTGGACCGGGATCGACCTGGTGTCCTTCGTCGAGGACGTCCTGCCGGGCCTGCGGGCCGCGGCGCAGGCAGGCGACCTCACGCTGCGCGAGACCGGACGGCAACGGGACTACCGGCCGGCCACCACCGCCCCCGAGATCAGCTTCGAGCTCGCCGACGCGGCCAGCACCGACTGGCTCGACCTCACGGTCTCCCTCACCGTGGAGGACGAGGCGGTCCCGCTGTCCGAGGCGCTCGCGGCGCTGACCCGCGGCGACGACCTGATCTTCACCGCCTCCGGGCGCCACGTGCCGACCAGCCACGAGGCCTTCACCCAGCTGGCCCAGTTGGTCGCCGCCGCCGCCGAGCTGACCGACCAGCCCGACCAGGGCGTACGGGTCGGGCGCACCGACCTGGCGCTGTGGGCCGACCTCGAGGCGCTCGGGATCGTCGACGCCCAGGCCGAGGAGTGGCTACGGGCGGCTCGGGCGCTCGCCGACTTCGAGGAGCTGCCCGACGTCCACCCCGGCGGCCTCGTGCCCACGCTTCGCCCCTACCAGCAGAGCGGGCTCAACTGGCTGGCCTTCCTCTGGGAGGCCGGCCTGGGCGGCGTCCTCGCCGACGACATGGGGCTGGGCAAGACCCTCCAGGCGCTGGCCCTGATCACGCACGCCCGGGAGAAGGGCGCCGCACCCTTCCTGGTCGTCGCGCCGACCAGCGTCGTCACGGCCTGGGTCGGGCAGGCGGCCACGCACACGAGCGGCCTCGTCGTACGAGCCGTCGGCGCGTCCGCAGCGCGCCGCGAGGCCACCCTGGAGGAGCTCCACGACGGCGCCGACATCGTCGTGACGACCTACACGCTCTATCGGCTCGAGGCCGAGCAGTACGCCGGGCTGGCCTGGGGCGGGCTGGTCCTCGACGAGGCGCAGCACGTCAAGAACCACCAGGGCAAGACCTACCACGCCATCCGGCGGCTGCCGGTGCCGTTCCGGCTCGCGCTGACCGGCACGCCGTTCGAGAACCGGCTGATGGAGCTGTGGTCGCTGCTCTCGATCGTCGCCCCCGGGCTCTACGCCTCGCCGACCCGCTTCCGGGAGCGCGTGGCGAAACCGGTGGAGCAGCAGGCCGACGAGGAGGCCCTCGCGCGGTTCCGGCGCCGGATCCGGCCGTTCCTGCTGCGCCGCACCAAGGAGCGGGTGGCCGACGACCTGCCGCCGAAGCAGGAGCTCGTGCTGGACGTCGAGCTCAGCGCCCGGCACCGCAGGATCTACGACACCCACCTGCAGCGCGAGCGCCAGACCGTGCTGGGCCTGGTCGACGACTTCGCCCGCAACCGCATCGCGATCTTCCGGGCGCTCACCAAGCTGCGCCAGCTCAGCCTCGATCCGGCGCTGGTCGACCCCGCGCACGATCGGGTCGGCTCCGCGAAGATCGACCTGCTGGCCGAGCAGCTCGCCGAGGTGGTCGCCGAGGGTCACCAGGCGCTGGTCTTCAGCCAGTTCACCAGCTTCCTGTCCCGGGTGCGCGACCGGCTCGAGCACGACGGGCTCAGCCTCGCCTACCTCGACGGGCGCACCCGCAAGCGTGCCGAGGCGATCTCCCGCTTCACCTCCGGGGAGGCGTCGGTGTTCCTCATCAGCATCAAGGCCGGCGGCGTCGGGCTCACCCTGACCGAGGCCGACTACGTCTACGTGCTCGACCCGTGGTGGAACCCGGCCGTCGAGGCGCAGGCGGTCGACCGCACCCACCGCATCGGCCAGGACAAGCACGTCATGGTCTACCGGATGGTCGCCACCGACACCATCGAGGAGAAGGTGCTGGCGCTGCAGCAGCGCAAGGCCGAGCTCTTCGCCCGGGTCCTGGACGGCGACGGGGCGATGGCGGCCGACCTGAGCGCCGAGGACGTCCGGGCGCTCTTCGACTGA
- a CDS encoding DUF1801 domain-containing protein: protein MSDDWRAGTVERLRALILAAEPEMVEEVKWRKASNPDGVPTFSCAGLVCTLETYQDKVKATFARGASLADPSGLFNASLGAGTRRAIDVHEHDLPDEDAFVALVREAVARNRS, encoded by the coding sequence GTGAGCGACGACTGGCGGGCCGGGACCGTGGAGAGGCTGCGCGCCCTGATCCTCGCCGCCGAGCCCGAGATGGTGGAGGAGGTCAAGTGGCGCAAGGCGTCCAACCCCGACGGGGTGCCGACGTTCTCCTGCGCCGGGCTGGTCTGCACCCTGGAGACCTACCAGGACAAGGTGAAGGCCACCTTCGCCCGGGGCGCCTCCCTGGCGGATCCGTCCGGGCTGTTCAACGCCAGCCTCGGGGCCGGCACGCGGCGGGCCATCGACGTGCACGAGCACGACCTGCCCGACGAGGACGCGTTCGTCGCCCTGGTCCGTGAGGCGGTCGCCCGCAACCGGTCCTGA
- a CDS encoding SpoIIE family protein phosphatase has product MDVGRGHRALSAIARAMEAAEAVSPVEAVEAVTREIGLALDATRVSFLVADLSGRALVRLAHVRLDTADGTTGPPLGPAERRAVEESATVLPFDGGPAEQAIRSQQVKVLPPDARHGRSDGAGQWRLLAPVTQRGEAIGLLEFLLPEEPDHDTVEEIARLAHFLAFVIIANRRHTDLYEWGQRTRPLNLSAEIQHRLLPGPQTCEAGAFTLAGWLEPAAGIAGDTFDFSVARDTLHLSLTDAMGHGVGAALAATLCVGSLRNARSEGASLLEQVGSTNRALFEHAADYGLEDFVTGLIGRIDLRTGSMDLVNAAHVAPYLARGDDVSTLSLPVDLPIGLFADTTYRASRATLLPGDRIVFVTDGMLERNADDVDLPTEILATRSLHPREAVRSLADRVLEATAHALSDDATVLCLDWHGRHGRDRGSVHGAEPLRVSRPLG; this is encoded by the coding sequence GTGGATGTGGGTCGAGGCCACCGAGCCCTCTCGGCCATCGCCCGGGCGATGGAGGCCGCGGAGGCTGTCTCGCCGGTCGAGGCCGTCGAGGCGGTCACCCGCGAGATCGGCCTGGCCTTGGACGCGACCCGCGTGTCCTTCCTCGTCGCGGACCTCTCCGGCCGGGCGCTGGTCCGGCTGGCCCACGTCCGGCTGGACACCGCCGACGGAACGACCGGGCCGCCGCTGGGACCGGCAGAGCGGCGCGCCGTCGAGGAGTCGGCGACCGTGCTTCCGTTCGACGGGGGGCCCGCCGAGCAGGCGATCCGTTCGCAGCAGGTGAAGGTGCTCCCTCCCGACGCCCGGCACGGGCGGTCCGACGGCGCCGGGCAGTGGCGGCTGCTGGCCCCGGTGACCCAGCGCGGCGAGGCCATCGGCCTGCTCGAGTTCCTCCTTCCCGAGGAGCCGGACCACGACACGGTGGAGGAGATCGCCCGGCTCGCCCACTTCCTGGCCTTCGTGATCATCGCCAACCGGCGGCACACCGACCTCTACGAGTGGGGGCAGCGCACCCGACCGCTGAACCTGTCGGCGGAGATCCAGCACCGGCTGCTCCCCGGGCCGCAGACCTGCGAGGCCGGCGCCTTCACGCTCGCGGGATGGCTGGAGCCGGCCGCCGGGATCGCGGGGGACACGTTCGACTTCAGCGTCGCGCGCGACACCCTCCACCTGTCGCTGACCGACGCCATGGGCCACGGGGTGGGCGCCGCCCTGGCCGCCACCTTGTGCGTGGGCAGCCTGCGCAACGCGCGCAGCGAGGGTGCCTCCCTGCTCGAGCAGGTCGGCTCGACGAACCGGGCGTTGTTCGAGCACGCCGCCGACTACGGGCTCGAGGACTTCGTCACCGGCCTGATCGGGCGTATCGACCTGCGCACCGGCTCGATGGATCTCGTCAACGCCGCCCACGTGGCGCCGTACCTGGCTCGCGGCGACGATGTCAGCACGCTCAGCCTGCCCGTGGACCTCCCCATCGGCCTGTTCGCCGACACCACCTATCGCGCCAGTCGGGCCACCCTGCTGCCGGGGGACCGGATCGTGTTCGTGACCGACGGCATGCTCGAGCGCAATGCCGACGACGTCGACCTCCCGACCGAGATCCTGGCCACCCGGTCCCTGCACCCGAGGGAGGCCGTGCGGAGCCTGGCCGACCGCGTGCTGGAGGCCACCGCGCACGCGCTCAGCGACGACGCGACCGTGCTGTGCCTGGACTGGCACGGTCGTCACGGGCGCGACCGCGGGAGCGTCCACGGGGCGGAGCCGCTCCGGGTGAGCCGACCGCTGGGGTGA
- a CDS encoding serine aminopeptidase domain-containing protein gives MLAALLAPVTRRLIYPAKGTRVPVASTSYALAADGAQLRGWVVNPGRERSLVYFGGNGEPLDHLRPELERRFPGHTSYLIAYRGYGASGGRPSQRALTDDALALVDHVGRRHRDAPVDVIGRSLGSGVAVQVAVRRPVGRVVLVTPFDSLAATAADLFPRLPVHRLIRDRWDSAAVAGRLRSDLLVVRAGRDQLVRPARTERLLRALPGDPRVVVLPGAGHADLAEDPAYWRAIEDFLGS, from the coding sequence GTGCTCGCCGCGCTGCTCGCTCCCGTGACCCGCCGCCTGATCTACCCCGCGAAGGGGACGCGGGTCCCCGTCGCGTCCACGTCGTACGCCCTCGCGGCCGACGGCGCGCAGCTGCGCGGCTGGGTGGTCAACCCGGGCCGGGAGCGGTCGTTGGTCTACTTCGGCGGGAACGGCGAGCCGCTGGACCACCTGCGACCCGAGCTGGAACGGCGGTTCCCCGGGCACACGAGCTACCTGATCGCCTATCGGGGGTACGGCGCGAGCGGCGGCCGGCCCAGCCAGCGCGCCCTGACCGACGATGCGCTCGCGCTGGTGGACCACGTCGGGCGCCGGCACCGCGACGCGCCGGTCGACGTCATCGGCCGCAGCCTCGGCAGCGGGGTCGCCGTGCAGGTCGCCGTCCGGCGGCCCGTCGGACGCGTGGTCCTGGTGACGCCGTTCGACAGCCTGGCCGCGACCGCGGCGGACCTGTTCCCGCGGCTGCCCGTCCACCGACTCATCCGGGACCGGTGGGATTCGGCCGCGGTGGCCGGCCGGCTGCGGTCGGACCTCCTCGTGGTCCGCGCGGGGCGCGACCAGCTCGTGCGCCCGGCCCGGACCGAGCGGCTGCTCCGCGCCCTTCCCGGCGATCCGCGGGTCGTCGTGCTGCCCGGGGCGGGCCACGCCGACCTGGCGGAGGACCCCGCCTACTGGCGGGCGATCGAGGACTTCCTCGGCAGCTGA
- the ctlX gene encoding citrulline utilization hydrolase CtlX, producing MSAQAPSAVILIRAERFIPNPATAADNAFQRDVPTGQSEEATSANAVAEMDAVAQALRDAGVRVHVFDDEDHTRPDSVFPNNWISTHAGGMVAVYPMYASNRRHERRSDVLEMLKSQYRVQTIVDYSGLEPDGIFLEGTGAMVLDHVSRVAYTAVSHRADTHVLERFCADFNYEPMAFEAVDSAGVPVYHTNVLACVGTDVALIALEMIPDEVRREQVRERLTVNGRTVVELTEQQVREFAGNAVELCGRTPEGRRRYLMAMSARARRSLRPEQVAAIEESCEIISVDIPTIELAGGSVRCMIAGVHLDRRRGVELEPTPAVEAIDEDPHTRDGQDLAMAEATD from the coding sequence GTGAGTGCGCAGGCCCCTTCCGCCGTCATCCTGATCCGGGCGGAACGATTCATCCCCAACCCCGCCACGGCCGCCGACAACGCCTTCCAGCGGGACGTCCCGACCGGTCAGTCGGAGGAGGCGACCTCGGCCAATGCGGTGGCCGAGATGGACGCCGTCGCGCAGGCGCTGCGGGACGCCGGCGTCCGGGTCCACGTCTTCGACGACGAGGACCACACCCGGCCCGACAGCGTGTTCCCGAACAACTGGATCTCCACCCATGCCGGCGGCATGGTGGCCGTCTACCCGATGTACGCCTCCAACCGGCGCCACGAGCGCCGCTCGGACGTGTTGGAGATGCTGAAGTCGCAGTACCGCGTGCAGACGATCGTCGACTACTCCGGGCTCGAGCCCGACGGCATCTTCCTCGAGGGCACCGGCGCGATGGTGCTCGACCACGTGTCGCGGGTCGCCTACACCGCGGTCAGCCACCGCGCGGACACCCACGTCCTGGAGCGGTTCTGCGCCGACTTCAACTACGAGCCGATGGCCTTCGAAGCCGTGGACTCCGCGGGCGTGCCGGTCTACCACACCAACGTCCTGGCCTGCGTCGGCACCGATGTCGCGCTGATCGCGCTCGAGATGATCCCGGACGAGGTACGGCGCGAGCAGGTCCGCGAGCGGCTCACGGTCAACGGCCGCACGGTCGTGGAGCTCACCGAGCAGCAGGTCCGCGAGTTCGCCGGCAACGCCGTGGAGCTCTGTGGCCGCACGCCCGAGGGTCGGCGTCGCTACCTGATGGCGATGTCCGCCCGGGCGCGGCGCAGCCTGCGGCCCGAGCAGGTCGCGGCGATCGAGGAGTCCTGCGAGATCATCTCCGTGGACATCCCCACCATCGAGCTGGCCGGCGGATCGGTGCGGTGCATGATCGCCGGCGTCCACCTCGACCGGCGCCGCGGCGTCGAGCTGGAGCCCACCCCGGCGGTCGAGGCGATCGACGAGGACCCGCACACGCGCGACGGGCAGGACCTCGCGATGGCCGAGGCCACCGACTGA
- a CDS encoding PAS and ANTAR domain-containing protein, whose protein sequence is MPTASYVYWAREDRWDWSDAMFRLHGFEPGEIMPTTDLLLRHKHPDDVASVRTVFGAALREGRAFVCRHRIIDAQQHQRTVVAFGFPQHDPSGEVRSVRGTVADVTRQLAHDTRQATAAAVEGATATRGVIDQAKGCLMARYGLDPEEAFTVLRAISNHTNRRVHDLAGSLIELLTSGPTGPDRPARTVAEVESLLAAADRRPGPS, encoded by the coding sequence ATGCCCACCGCGTCCTACGTCTACTGGGCCCGCGAGGACCGGTGGGACTGGTCTGACGCCATGTTCCGGCTGCACGGCTTCGAGCCCGGCGAGATCATGCCCACCACCGACCTGCTCCTGCGCCACAAGCACCCCGACGACGTGGCCTCGGTGCGGACCGTCTTCGGCGCCGCGCTCCGCGAGGGCCGGGCCTTCGTCTGCCGCCACCGCATCATCGACGCCCAGCAGCACCAGCGCACCGTGGTCGCGTTCGGCTTCCCCCAGCACGACCCCTCTGGCGAGGTGCGCTCGGTCCGCGGCACGGTGGCCGACGTGACCCGGCAGCTGGCGCACGACACCCGGCAGGCCACCGCCGCGGCCGTCGAAGGGGCGACGGCGACCCGCGGCGTCATCGACCAGGCCAAGGGCTGCCTGATGGCGCGCTACGGTCTCGATCCCGAGGAGGCCTTCACGGTGCTGCGGGCGATCTCCAACCACACCAACCGCAGGGTCCACGACCTGGCCGGCTCGCTGATCGAGCTGTTGACCTCCGGTCCGACCGGGCCGGACCGGCCCGCGCGGACCGTGGCGGAGGTCGAGTCCCTGCTCGCGGCCGCGGACCGGCGGCCCGGCCCGTCCTGA
- a CDS encoding amino acid permease, which translates to MIQPSTTPSLGRARGVALYLASLLGAGLLVMPALTYRAAGPASLLAWVLLLALSPLVAFTFAELGARRADSGGVATYVGDAFGDRGAATVGFWFVLALPLGAPATAVVGGGYVAEALGLGPGGRYAAAAVLLLAAIGSALAGVRVAGGVQLALVAALALVLVIASVGALPQAHPANLTPFSVHGVGGIAAAVGVLFFSFAGWEAVAPLTQEFGDPRRDVRLVTIATLAIVTVLYLLVAVTSVLVLGPGLAGSTTPVQQLLALRFGAGSSAVTAALAAALTYGAMTSYLTGASRMAAALARDGWLPAGLSRGHERGGTPRRAAAVIGVACVVVLTAVSGLGMPLRELMALPSAMFITVTAAGLWAGARLLTGGGRLLATAAAVVLSLVLLGCGAAALYPLAVAVLPALSRRRVGSRRAVEVAPEPVGCGPAGEATVGV; encoded by the coding sequence GTGATTCAGCCATCCACGACCCCCTCGCTCGGCCGGGCCCGCGGCGTCGCCCTCTATCTCGCCTCACTGCTCGGTGCCGGGCTGCTCGTGATGCCCGCGCTGACCTACCGCGCCGCCGGCCCCGCGTCGCTGCTGGCATGGGTGCTGCTGCTCGCGCTCTCCCCGCTGGTGGCGTTCACCTTCGCCGAGCTCGGCGCCCGGCGGGCCGACTCGGGAGGGGTGGCCACCTACGTCGGTGACGCGTTCGGCGATCGCGGTGCGGCCACCGTCGGGTTCTGGTTCGTGCTCGCGCTCCCGCTCGGGGCGCCGGCGACCGCCGTGGTGGGCGGTGGCTACGTCGCCGAGGCGCTCGGGCTCGGCCCCGGTGGCCGGTACGCCGCCGCGGCGGTGCTGCTGCTCGCGGCGATCGGGTCGGCGCTGGCCGGGGTGCGGGTGGCCGGGGGCGTGCAGCTCGCCCTGGTGGCGGCCCTCGCGCTGGTCCTGGTCATCGCCTCGGTCGGTGCCCTGCCCCAGGCGCACCCGGCCAACCTGACGCCGTTCTCCGTGCACGGCGTCGGCGGGATCGCTGCGGCGGTCGGGGTCCTCTTCTTCTCCTTCGCCGGGTGGGAGGCGGTGGCGCCGCTGACCCAGGAGTTCGGCGACCCGCGACGGGACGTCCGGCTCGTCACGATCGCGACGCTGGCGATCGTGACGGTGCTGTACCTGCTGGTCGCGGTCACCAGCGTGCTGGTGCTCGGGCCGGGCCTGGCCGGGAGCACGACCCCGGTGCAGCAGTTGCTGGCCCTGCGGTTCGGCGCGGGCTCGTCGGCGGTCACGGCGGCCCTGGCGGCCGCGCTGACCTACGGCGCGATGACGTCGTACCTGACCGGTGCGTCGCGGATGGCCGCCGCGCTGGCCCGGGACGGCTGGCTGCCCGCGGGCCTGAGCCGGGGCCACGAGCGTGGCGGCACGCCTCGTCGGGCCGCGGCCGTGATCGGGGTCGCCTGCGTCGTGGTGCTGACCGCGGTGTCCGGGCTCGGTATGCCGCTGCGCGAGCTGATGGCGCTGCCGTCGGCCATGTTCATCACGGTGACCGCGGCCGGGCTCTGGGCCGGCGCACGGCTGCTCACCGGCGGGGGACGGCTGCTCGCCACGGCGGCCGCGGTGGTGCTGTCCCTGGTGCTGCTGGGCTGCGGTGCGGCGGCGCTCTACCCGCTGGCGGTCGCGGTCCTGCCGGCGCTGTCCCGGCGGCGGGTCGGGTCGCGCCGGGCGGTCGAGGTCGCCCCGGAGCCGGTCGGGTGCGGGCCGGCGGGCGAGGCCACCGTCGGGGTCTGA